The Spirochaetota bacterium genome has a segment encoding these proteins:
- a CDS encoding glycosyltransferase family 2 protein, producing the protein MLIIIPVYNQGSQIKKSLSLLEELNHDVLLVDDGSTDNTYEIIKDEKWLRYIKHELNLGIGASIITGYEYARDMNYETIIMLKIENSKFKEEITELMENINYGYDIVTGSRILENFSFQDIPPEFISITSDLSSQIREITGFDITDPLSGILAIRTSVLKNMELTEFNHCLLLQLWIQAHYFGLSIIEIPAQSGRGFGEELTIYDDPMGLFLALMETEKILYPKKDNTEH; encoded by the coding sequence TTGCTTATAATCATCCCTGTGTATAACCAGGGTTCTCAGATAAAGAAAAGCCTGTCTCTTCTTGAAGAGCTCAACCATGACGTTCTCTTGGTTGATGACGGTTCTACCGACAACACCTATGAAATAATCAAGGATGAGAAGTGGCTTAGATATATCAAGCATGAACTGAACCTGGGCATAGGCGCTTCTATTATAACAGGATATGAATATGCCCGTGACATGAATTATGAAACAATAATCATGCTCAAAATCGAAAATAGTAAGTTTAAAGAAGAAATAACCGAGCTCATGGAGAACATCAACTACGGCTATGATATTGTCACCGGCAGCAGGATCCTTGAAAATTTCAGTTTTCAGGATATACCGCCCGAATTCATTTCAATAACATCAGATCTTTCATCACAGATCAGGGAGATAACCGGTTTTGATATAACCGACCCCCTCTCGGGAATTCTCGCCATACGGACCAGCGTATTGAAGAATATGGAGCTTACTGAATTCAATCATTGCCTCCTGCTTCAGCTCTGGATTCAGGCGCACTATTTCGGTCTTTCCATTATTGAGATTCCAGCACAGTCAGGCAGAGGATTTGGCGAGGAGTTGACCATCTATGATGATCCGATGGGTCTTTTTCTTGCGCTCATGGAAACAGAAAAAATTCTCTATCCAAAAAAGGATAATACCGAGCACTAA
- a CDS encoding DEAD/DEAH box helicase, with product MSKPVIIQSDNTLLLEVDNPNFENARDSIAQFSELVKSPEHIHTYKVSPLSLWNAAASGLTYLDILGILKQYSRYEIPEIVNTTIKDQMRRYGLLKLVPRDNDIFLISSDAILLNEICNTKKIQQYIDARLNENEIKIRKNFRGHIKQALIKIGFPVEDLAGYEDGDPCDIRMKDVSSKGQPFNIRDYQQSSVNAFYRGGGPEGGSGIVVLPCGAGKTIVGIAIMNLLSTETLILVTNTIALRQWKEELLDKTHLDPEQIGEFSGEKKEIRPITIATYNILTYRKDKNGPFLHFDLFNSKNWGLIIYDEVHLLPAPVFRMTSEIQSKRRLGLTATLIREDGMEADVFSLIGPKKFDMPWKTLEKSNWIAKALCTEVRIDLPEDLRMKYSLAKDREKFRIASENHEKNKIVGTIIEHHGNSNILIIGQYISQLKEIADHFNYPMITGSTSITEREELYRLFKEETIKILVVSKVANFSIDLPDANVAIQISGTFGSRQEEAQRLGRILRPKKGDNKAFFYTIITSNSVEEKFAHNRQLFLTEQGYTYIILNKEMFQEKFK from the coding sequence ATGTCCAAGCCCGTTATTATTCAAAGCGACAACACCCTTCTTCTGGAAGTGGATAATCCTAATTTTGAAAACGCCCGAGATTCAATTGCACAATTTTCCGAGCTGGTAAAAAGCCCCGAGCACATCCATACCTACAAGGTTTCCCCCCTTTCCCTGTGGAACGCCGCTGCATCGGGCCTGACCTATCTGGATATTCTTGGAATATTGAAGCAGTATTCACGCTACGAAATACCCGAGATCGTCAATACCACCATCAAGGACCAGATGCGTCGCTACGGCCTCCTCAAGCTGGTACCGCGGGATAACGACATCTTTCTGATATCCAGCGACGCCATACTCCTGAATGAAATCTGCAACACGAAAAAAATTCAGCAATATATAGACGCCCGCCTCAACGAGAACGAGATAAAAATCAGGAAGAACTTCCGCGGCCACATCAAGCAGGCGCTGATAAAAATAGGCTTTCCCGTTGAGGACCTTGCAGGATACGAGGACGGCGATCCCTGCGACATCCGGATGAAAGATGTATCTTCGAAGGGACAGCCCTTTAACATACGCGATTACCAGCAGAGCTCTGTCAATGCATTCTACCGGGGGGGCGGTCCCGAGGGAGGCAGCGGCATCGTTGTTCTGCCCTGCGGCGCCGGTAAAACCATTGTCGGCATTGCCATCATGAACCTGCTTTCGACCGAAACCCTGATACTGGTCACCAACACCATCGCACTCCGCCAATGGAAGGAGGAGCTCCTCGACAAGACGCATCTCGATCCGGAACAGATCGGCGAATTTTCCGGTGAAAAGAAAGAGATCAGGCCCATCACCATAGCAACGTACAATATCCTCACCTATCGGAAGGACAAAAACGGTCCCTTCCTGCATTTCGACCTGTTTAATTCGAAAAACTGGGGCCTTATCATCTATGATGAAGTGCATCTGCTGCCGGCGCCGGTATTCAGAATGACATCGGAAATCCAGTCTAAACGGCGCCTGGGACTCACCGCAACCCTTATCCGCGAAGACGGCATGGAAGCGGATGTGTTCAGTCTCATCGGCCCGAAGAAATTTGACATGCCCTGGAAGACCCTGGAAAAATCAAACTGGATCGCCAAGGCACTCTGCACGGAAGTCAGGATCGACCTCCCGGAAGATCTGAGGATGAAGTATTCCCTGGCCAAGGACCGGGAAAAATTCAGGATTGCCTCTGAGAACCATGAAAAGAACAAGATCGTGGGAACCATCATCGAGCACCATGGCAATTCAAACATACTCATTATCGGGCAATACATATCCCAGCTGAAAGAAATAGCCGATCATTTCAACTACCCGATGATTACCGGAAGCACCTCCATAACTGAACGCGAAGAACTGTACCGCCTGTTCAAGGAAGAGACCATAAAAATACTGGTAGTATCGAAGGTCGCAAACTTCTCCATCGATCTTCCCGATGCCAATGTCGCCATACAGATATCGGGGACCTTCGGTTCGCGGCAGGAAGAGGCGCAGCGCCTGGGAAGGATCCTGCGGCCCAAGAAGGGTGATAACAAGGCCTTCTTCTATACGATAATTACATCCAATTCAGTTGAAGAAAAATTCGCCCACAACAGGCAGCTCTTTCTGACTGAACAGGGCTACACCTACATCATCCTCAACAAGGAAATGTTCCAGGAAAAATTCAAATAG
- the gyrA gene encoding DNA gyrase subunit A — protein MRNSYLDYAMSVIVGRALPDVRDGLKPVHRRILHAMNERAWRSDRPYVKSAKIVGEVLGNYHPHGDIAVYDTMVRMAQDFSMRLPIIDGQGNFGSVDGDPAAAYRYTEARLNKIAEELLKDIDKETVDFNPNFDETKKEPQVLPASFPNLLVNGSEGIAVGMATKIPPHNLGEVVDATIALIDDPSLSVKQLMKHIQGPDFPTGATIMGTDGIFKAFTTGRGSIMVRGKVDIEENKKGRENIIITEIPYQVNKAVFISRIAELVNEKVIEGIGELRDESNRKGMRIVIGLKKDANTSIIINQLYKHTALQTSFGVIMLALVDNVPRILDLKGIISNYIGHRKEVVIRRTRFELKKAEERAHILEGLKIALDNIDEVIKIIRGSKDPDEAAKKLIKRFSLSEIQAKAILDMRLQRLTSLEVHKIVEELNALLKLIKELKAILKSEAKIFEIIKKELLEVKQKYGDKRRTEIMKGGETSTDFDVEDLIADEDMVITITNDGFIRRLPVDTFKKQRRGGKGVSAITSKREDFIKMMTIASTHDVIFLFSNKGKIFALKAYEIPLASKTSRGKSLKGIINLSTEENITAICSIDNFESEKYLCMVTKFGILKKTDLNVFQNAKKGGIIALNLKKNDELVDVKVVDKGDDIVIASRGGSLLRTNLMKMRSMGRNAAGIIGMRLGKDDVIMGIDMVKKNSTLFVITEKGYGKRVDYKNFANKGRGGKGMAYVKVTDKNGSANGVKSVFDSDEIIITSKNGMAIRLLAEDVSIQGRATVGVKLLDLGDDDFVTDFAAISE, from the coding sequence ATGCGAAATTCCTATCTCGACTATGCCATGAGCGTCATAGTCGGCCGTGCCCTGCCGGATGTCCGGGACGGACTCAAGCCGGTCCACCGGAGGATACTCCACGCAATGAACGAACGGGCCTGGCGGAGTGACCGTCCCTATGTCAAGTCCGCCAAGATAGTCGGTGAAGTTCTCGGTAATTACCACCCCCATGGGGACATTGCCGTGTATGATACCATGGTTCGCATGGCGCAGGATTTTTCAATGCGCCTCCCGATCATCGACGGCCAGGGAAACTTCGGCTCCGTTGACGGCGATCCTGCTGCAGCGTACCGGTATACGGAGGCTCGCCTCAATAAGATCGCCGAGGAATTATTAAAAGATATCGACAAGGAAACGGTAGATTTTAATCCCAACTTCGATGAAACAAAGAAGGAACCGCAGGTACTGCCGGCTTCATTCCCCAACCTTCTCGTCAATGGCTCGGAAGGCATCGCGGTAGGCATGGCGACCAAGATTCCGCCCCATAATCTCGGCGAGGTGGTCGATGCCACCATTGCTCTCATAGATGATCCTTCACTCAGCGTTAAACAGCTCATGAAGCACATCCAGGGTCCGGATTTTCCCACCGGAGCCACCATCATGGGCACTGACGGTATTTTCAAGGCCTTTACCACAGGACGCGGCAGCATCATGGTACGGGGCAAGGTGGATATTGAGGAAAACAAGAAAGGCCGTGAAAATATCATCATAACCGAGATCCCCTACCAGGTAAACAAGGCGGTTTTTATCAGCCGTATAGCCGAACTGGTCAATGAAAAAGTAATAGAAGGGATAGGAGAGCTCAGGGATGAATCGAATCGGAAGGGAATGAGGATCGTCATTGGACTGAAGAAAGATGCCAATACCAGCATTATCATCAACCAATTGTACAAGCATACGGCCCTGCAGACATCATTCGGCGTCATCATGCTGGCCCTGGTGGACAACGTTCCCCGTATCCTTGATCTGAAAGGTATCATCAGCAATTATATAGGACACCGGAAGGAAGTCGTTATCAGACGAACCCGGTTCGAGCTGAAAAAGGCCGAGGAGCGGGCCCATATACTGGAAGGCCTGAAAATCGCCCTGGATAACATCGACGAAGTCATTAAAATTATCCGCGGGTCCAAGGATCCGGATGAGGCGGCCAAAAAGCTCATCAAGCGCTTTTCATTGTCGGAGATACAGGCCAAGGCCATTCTGGACATGCGCCTGCAGCGACTCACCAGCCTTGAAGTTCACAAGATCGTTGAAGAGTTGAACGCACTCCTCAAGCTCATCAAGGAGCTCAAGGCGATCCTCAAGAGCGAAGCCAAGATATTTGAGATCATTAAAAAAGAGCTCCTGGAAGTAAAACAAAAGTACGGTGACAAGCGGAGAACGGAGATCATGAAGGGTGGAGAAACTTCCACCGATTTCGATGTGGAGGATCTCATCGCCGACGAGGATATGGTCATTACCATAACCAATGACGGGTTTATCAGACGGCTCCCGGTGGACACTTTCAAAAAACAACGCCGGGGCGGCAAGGGCGTCAGCGCCATCACCTCCAAGCGGGAAGATTTCATCAAGATGATGACCATCGCATCGACCCATGATGTCATATTCCTTTTCTCGAATAAAGGGAAGATATTCGCCCTGAAAGCCTATGAGATACCCCTGGCGTCAAAAACGAGCCGCGGCAAATCGCTGAAGGGGATCATCAACCTGTCTACCGAAGAGAATATCACCGCCATATGCTCGATCGATAATTTTGAAAGCGAGAAATATCTCTGCATGGTGACCAAGTTTGGTATCCTGAAAAAGACCGACCTGAACGTGTTCCAGAACGCCAAGAAGGGCGGCATCATCGCGCTGAATTTGAAGAAGAACGATGAACTGGTGGACGTCAAGGTCGTCGACAAGGGTGATGACATCGTCATTGCGTCCCGGGGCGGCAGTCTCCTCAGGACGAACCTTATGAAGATGAGGTCCATGGGTCGCAACGCCGCCGGCATCATCGGCATGCGCCTCGGTAAGGACGACGTGATCATGGGCATTGACATGGTAAAGAAGAACTCGACACTCTTTGTCATTACGGAAAAGGGATACGGCAAGAGGGTCGATTACAAGAATTTTGCCAATAAGGGCCGCGGCGGCAAGGGCATGGCCTATGTCAAGGTCACCGATAAGAACGGCTCGGCCAACGGGGTTAAATCAGTGTTTGACAGCGATGAAATAATCATCACGTCGAAAAACGGCATGGCCATCCGGCTTCTGGCAGAGGATGTTTCGATACAGGGACGGGCGACCGTCGGCGTCAAGCTGCTTGATCTGGGCGATGACGATTTCGTGACTGATTTTGCTGCTATCAGCGAATAG
- the gyrB gene encoding DNA topoisomerase (ATP-hydrolyzing) subunit B, whose protein sequence is MTKNYNADKIQVLEGLEAVRKRPAMYIGSTDGYGLHHLVYEVVDNSIDEALAGFCDSITVVIRQDNSVEVVDNGRGIPVDPHPTMKVSALEVVLTKLHAGGKFDNDSYKVSGGLHGVGVSVVNALSKELTVEVSRDGKRYTQSYKRGVPTAKVKGVGESNKTGTRVIFLPDDQIFETTEFNFDTLSKRMRELAFLNGGIKITLRDERKKGKEHVFQFKGGIVSFVQYLNESKTPIIKKPIYLHTVKGNVDVEVALEYIDTYTETVFTYANNINTREGGTHLVGFKSGLTRVINDYMKKEIKGDKNVTQLSGDDVREGLVAIVSVKLPNPQFEGQTKMKLGNGEIKGLVESIVNENLSLHFEENPQDAKKIIEKCMQSARARLAAKKARDLTRRKSALENDTLPGKLADCSEREASQCELYLVEGDSAGGSAKQGRDRNFQAILPLRGKILNVEKSRLDKILSNEEIRTIITAIGTGIGEDEFSIDKARYHKIVIMTDADVDGAHIKTLLLTFFFRYMPEVIKQGYLYVAKPPLYNIKISKESYYAYNDDERDKIIKGHDKSKVTVQRYKGLGEMNPEQLWETTMDPQKRTLMQVCIDDEVEAEEAFSILMGDAVEPRRKFIEENAKNVQNLDL, encoded by the coding sequence ATGACCAAGAATTATAATGCTGATAAAATACAGGTCCTGGAAGGCCTTGAAGCGGTTCGTAAGCGACCTGCCATGTATATCGGCTCAACCGATGGATACGGTCTTCACCATCTGGTGTATGAAGTAGTTGATAACTCTATCGACGAAGCCCTGGCCGGTTTCTGTGATTCCATTACCGTGGTTATTCGCCAGGATAATTCAGTGGAGGTCGTTGATAACGGACGCGGCATACCCGTTGATCCCCACCCAACCATGAAAGTATCAGCCCTTGAAGTGGTGTTAACAAAGCTTCATGCGGGCGGCAAGTTTGATAATGACTCGTACAAGGTTTCAGGCGGTCTCCATGGTGTCGGGGTTTCGGTGGTCAACGCCCTATCTAAAGAGCTCACTGTTGAGGTATCCAGGGACGGTAAACGATATACCCAGTCTTATAAGCGGGGGGTCCCGACAGCAAAAGTGAAGGGTGTTGGAGAATCCAACAAAACGGGCACCCGGGTTATATTTTTACCTGATGATCAGATTTTTGAAACAACGGAATTCAATTTCGATACCTTATCGAAACGGATGCGTGAATTGGCGTTCCTTAATGGTGGTATAAAGATTACGCTGCGAGATGAACGCAAGAAAGGAAAGGAGCATGTTTTTCAGTTCAAAGGCGGCATTGTTTCCTTTGTCCAGTATTTGAACGAGTCTAAAACCCCAATCATTAAAAAGCCGATATACCTGCACACGGTAAAGGGGAATGTGGATGTAGAGGTTGCCCTTGAATACATCGACACCTACACTGAAACGGTTTTTACCTATGCCAATAACATTAACACCCGCGAGGGCGGGACACACCTGGTCGGTTTCAAATCCGGTTTGACGAGGGTCATCAACGATTACATGAAAAAGGAGATCAAGGGTGATAAGAATGTGACCCAGCTCAGCGGCGACGATGTACGCGAGGGTCTGGTAGCCATCGTAAGCGTGAAACTGCCCAATCCCCAGTTTGAAGGGCAGACCAAAATGAAGCTTGGCAATGGTGAGATCAAGGGACTGGTCGAGTCCATTGTCAATGAAAATCTGAGTCTTCACTTTGAGGAGAACCCACAGGATGCGAAAAAAATCATAGAGAAATGTATGCAGAGCGCGCGCGCCCGTCTTGCGGCAAAGAAAGCCCGCGATCTGACCAGGCGTAAAAGCGCCCTGGAAAATGACACGCTTCCCGGCAAGCTGGCTGATTGTTCCGAGCGAGAAGCGTCACAATGCGAGCTGTATCTGGTCGAGGGCGATTCCGCCGGCGGTTCGGCCAAGCAGGGCCGTGACCGAAACTTCCAGGCGATTCTTCCCCTGAGGGGAAAAATTCTTAACGTGGAGAAATCGAGGCTTGACAAGATCCTTTCCAACGAGGAGATCAGGACGATCATTACGGCAATCGGAACCGGTATCGGGGAGGATGAATTCAGCATTGATAAGGCCAGGTATCATAAAATCGTCATCATGACCGACGCGGATGTTGACGGTGCACACATCAAGACTTTGCTTCTGACATTTTTTTTCCGGTACATGCCGGAGGTTATCAAACAGGGATATTTATATGTCGCCAAGCCTCCTCTATACAATATCAAGATCAGCAAGGAATCATATTACGCGTATAACGATGATGAACGCGATAAGATTATAAAAGGCCATGATAAATCAAAGGTGACAGTACAGCGGTATAAAGGCCTTGGCGAAATGAACCCTGAACAGCTCTGGGAAACGACAATGGATCCCCAGAAACGAACGCTTATGCAGGTGTGCATTGATGACGAGGTGGAGGCTGAAGAGGCTTTTTCCATTCTTATGGGTGACGCCGTTGAGCCTCGGCGGAAATTCATCGAAGAGAACGCAAAGAATGTTCAGAACCTGGATCTGTAG
- a CDS encoding DUF721 domain-containing protein produces MKFRIRDKRKNGINSFENILPDIIHEFELEKSFTIEELVTQWYSIVGDIISTHSKPDRIYKNILFVTADHSVYANEIIMMKDMLLNKLHEQFFFHAIRDIKVEIKSIRW; encoded by the coding sequence ATGAAATTCAGGATACGGGACAAGAGAAAAAACGGCATTAATTCATTTGAAAACATCCTTCCTGACATAATTCATGAATTTGAATTAGAAAAATCGTTTACAATTGAAGAATTAGTAACACAATGGTACTCTATTGTTGGAGACATAATATCAACCCATAGTAAACCGGACCGTATATACAAGAACATCCTGTTTGTGACGGCTGATCATTCTGTGTATGCCAACGAGATAATCATGATGAAGGATATGCTCCTGAACAAGTTGCACGAACAATTTTTCTTTCATGCCATCCGGGATATCAAGGTGGAAATTAAATCGATACGATGGTAA
- the recF gene encoding DNA replication and repair protein RecF (All proteins in this family for which functions are known are DNA-binding proteins that assist the filamentation of RecA onto DNA for the initiation of recombination or recombinational repair.), which translates to MYVRELTAKNFRNYDTLNISFAPGINFIIGNNGVGKTNILEALSIASNIKTFRNIHDSEIIKWNENAYHCSVVVGDSDDRIFEVGCTAGQDAVKKRLKIDGKEIKTAGGYYGRFLTVVLSPGDINIINGAPESRRRFFDSVISKIDVTYFDALNEFKKVLASRNRILKEIKFNTIAKNQLDVWDALFSEKSSIITSKRHAFIEKFNAVFRQFYVNIAESDDPPFIAYDCTTGKNDAAAILQQLHDARSRDCILGSTGLGPQRDDFILENKGGNRFIHYASQGQRRTAAVTLKIAECILIEEVMGKKSVILVDDIFSELDERRRSKMIDILRRGNQIIFTMVHFNPEQLDKFGEYKGYTVGPNGLIKEF; encoded by the coding sequence ATGTATGTACGGGAGCTGACAGCAAAGAACTTTAGAAATTATGATACCTTGAATATCTCGTTTGCGCCAGGGATAAATTTTATCATAGGCAATAATGGTGTCGGAAAAACGAATATCCTTGAGGCCCTTTCCATTGCATCAAATATAAAGACATTCAGAAATATTCACGATTCAGAAATAATAAAATGGAATGAGAATGCCTATCATTGTTCGGTTGTTGTTGGTGATTCAGATGATCGCATATTTGAGGTTGGATGCACCGCTGGTCAGGATGCGGTAAAAAAGCGCCTGAAAATAGACGGCAAGGAGATAAAAACGGCCGGCGGTTATTACGGGAGATTTCTCACCGTTGTCCTTTCTCCCGGCGATATCAACATTATCAATGGAGCTCCTGAATCACGGCGGAGGTTCTTTGACAGCGTCATTTCAAAGATCGATGTGACATATTTTGACGCCCTCAATGAATTTAAAAAAGTCCTTGCTTCGCGCAATAGAATATTAAAAGAGATCAAGTTCAACACCATAGCAAAAAATCAGCTGGATGTATGGGATGCGCTTTTCAGTGAAAAGTCGAGTATCATTACAAGTAAACGCCATGCATTTATTGAAAAATTTAACGCTGTTTTTCGCCAATTTTATGTTAATATTGCCGAGAGCGATGATCCGCCGTTCATAGCCTATGACTGCACAACGGGAAAGAATGATGCCGCTGCAATTCTTCAGCAGCTGCATGACGCGCGGTCCCGTGATTGTATCCTCGGATCCACCGGCCTGGGCCCGCAGAGAGACGACTTTATCCTTGAAAATAAGGGCGGGAATCGTTTCATACATTATGCGTCCCAGGGGCAAAGGAGAACGGCGGCCGTCACACTGAAAATCGCCGAGTGCATCTTGATAGAGGAAGTTATGGGAAAAAAATCGGTTATCCTTGTCGATGATATTTTCTCAGAACTGGATGAGCGAAGGCGATCAAAGATGATCGATATTCTTCGACGCGGGAATCAGATTATTTTCACCATGGTGCATTTTAATCCAGAGCAATTGGATAAGTTTGGAGAGTATAAGGGATACACCGTTGGACCCAATGGTCTGATCAAGGAATTTTGA
- the dnaN gene encoding DNA polymerase III subunit beta has translation MVIKIDKESLLKSINIADSIISTKNINTILANCLFNVSKDSIELISTDNEIAVRTKVDAQADKKISFAANGKKFSSILKELPNDELAITVNENLSINITSKSKDVKGHYTLIGLAADEYPEIPHFIEENSIELDQGILREMIRKVIYAASSDAIKPVFNGVFFISDSKGNVTSVSTDSRRLALISRTIQKEIQFGDGIIIPLKTIHEVYRLLETSGTCLFSYNNNQCFFKISNTEIISRIVDGQFPNYRQVLPKEHMLEIEIETKKLFDSVKRAMIFTREPANKIIVNVSNNKMVIQSSTPELGEAEEEIAVKTSKDEKISIGINAQFLIDALKEVDSEYIKCGITGQMSPVTITPLQDSNYISIIMPIQIKSSQTD, from the coding sequence ATGGTTATAAAGATCGATAAAGAATCCCTGTTAAAATCCATAAATATTGCCGATTCTATTATTTCGACAAAAAATATCAATACGATTCTTGCCAATTGTCTTTTTAATGTTTCAAAGGATTCGATAGAATTGATATCGACCGATAATGAGATAGCTGTCCGGACAAAGGTTGATGCACAGGCGGATAAAAAAATATCCTTTGCCGCAAACGGAAAAAAATTTTCCAGCATCCTGAAAGAACTTCCCAATGATGAGCTGGCCATCACTGTCAACGAAAACCTGTCGATCAATATAACCTCAAAGTCGAAGGATGTGAAGGGCCATTATACGCTGATAGGTCTTGCTGCGGACGAATATCCGGAAATCCCGCATTTCATCGAAGAAAACTCCATTGAACTCGATCAGGGCATATTGCGGGAAATGATCAGGAAGGTCATCTATGCCGCGTCAAGTGACGCGATCAAGCCGGTGTTTAATGGCGTATTTTTTATTTCTGATTCCAAGGGCAATGTTACATCTGTATCCACTGATTCCAGGAGACTGGCCCTGATTAGCAGGACTATACAGAAGGAGATACAATTCGGCGATGGCATCATCATTCCGCTGAAAACAATACACGAGGTCTACCGTCTTCTTGAAACATCCGGCACGTGCCTGTTTTCCTATAATAATAACCAGTGCTTTTTTAAAATTTCCAATACTGAGATCATATCCAGGATCGTCGATGGCCAGTTTCCCAATTATCGCCAGGTCCTTCCCAAGGAACATATGCTTGAAATCGAGATTGAAACGAAGAAGCTCTTTGACTCAGTGAAGCGGGCCATGATTTTCACAAGGGAACCGGCCAATAAAATAATTGTCAATGTTTCAAATAATAAAATGGTTATCCAGTCGAGCACGCCGGAGCTGGGAGAAGCGGAAGAAGAGATAGCGGTGAAAACCAGCAAGGATGAAAAGATTTCCATCGGTATAAACGCGCAGTTTCTCATTGATGCGCTCAAAGAGGTTGATTCTGAATATATCAAGTGCGGTATAACGGGACAGATGAGCCCTGTCACCATTACGCCTCTACAGGACAGCAACTATATATCAATAATAATGCCGATTCAGATCAAATCATCTCAAACTGATTAA
- the dnaA gene encoding chromosomal replication initiator protein DnaA, translated as MPRELWNNVLESLESSVNKQSFNMWLKDTEPLSISDNILKIKVIDEVTKRHISEQYSNQISLKLKEITGLNYICEFVTTNGFSPEQKDKSIGSQPVNSNSYFKREQMSSVSSLNPKYTFENFVIGPNNQYAHAAAYSVSQAPGTQVNPLFIYGSTGLGKTHLLQAIGNYINMEKPYLKVLFVTTGDFVTEFINAIRNRTQESFQIKYRHVDILLIDDIQFLENKEETQNEFFQVFNSLHGNKKQIVISSDRPPKQIATLADRLRTRFEWGMITDIQAPNLETREAILRDKAEKEKLVISDEAFNYIARRIKSNIRALEAAVSKLKMVSQFSREEITIDLVKLHLKELFDVDSNKMVSISDIISKVSEKFNVSPDDLKSKSRQGRIIQPRFIGMYLARDLAGMTHTDIGKEFGDRDHSTVINACNKIMDDIKNDPEFKELINDLIIELKS; from the coding sequence GTGCCCAGAGAATTATGGAATAACGTGCTGGAATCGCTTGAATCCAGTGTTAACAAGCAATCTTTTAATATGTGGTTGAAAGATACAGAGCCTTTGTCTATTTCTGATAATATATTGAAAATAAAAGTCATAGATGAAGTTACGAAGCGGCACATATCTGAGCAATACTCGAACCAGATTTCATTGAAATTAAAAGAAATCACCGGTCTGAATTATATTTGTGAATTTGTCACTACAAATGGCTTTTCACCTGAACAAAAAGACAAGAGCATAGGTTCACAACCTGTTAATAGTAATTCCTATTTTAAGAGAGAACAGATGTCATCAGTATCATCATTGAATCCCAAATATACCTTTGAGAACTTCGTTATAGGTCCCAATAACCAGTATGCCCATGCTGCGGCTTATTCTGTTTCACAGGCCCCGGGCACACAGGTTAACCCTCTCTTTATTTACGGATCCACGGGTCTCGGAAAAACCCATTTACTGCAGGCCATCGGCAATTATATCAATATGGAAAAGCCGTATTTAAAAGTTCTCTTTGTTACAACCGGCGATTTTGTCACGGAATTCATTAATGCGATCCGTAACCGGACCCAGGAAAGCTTTCAAATAAAATACCGGCATGTGGATATCCTGTTGATAGATGACATCCAGTTTCTGGAGAACAAGGAAGAAACGCAAAATGAGTTTTTCCAGGTATTCAATTCACTCCACGGCAACAAAAAGCAGATCGTAATATCCAGCGACAGACCTCCAAAACAGATTGCAACCCTGGCAGATCGTCTGAGGACACGGTTCGAGTGGGGTATGATTACCGACATCCAGGCGCCGAACCTGGAAACCCGCGAGGCCATTCTGAGGGATAAGGCTGAAAAAGAAAAGCTGGTCATATCCGACGAGGCTTTCAATTACATAGCCCGTCGTATTAAATCAAATATCAGGGCTCTCGAGGCCGCAGTGAGCAAGTTGAAAATGGTATCCCAGTTCAGCAGGGAGGAAATCACCATTGACCTTGTTAAACTTCATCTGAAAGAACTGTTTGACGTTGATTCGAATAAAATGGTGTCTATCAGTGATATTATCAGTAAAGTATCGGAAAAATTCAATGTCTCTCCCGATGATTTAAAATCAAAAAGCAGGCAGGGACGAATAATCCAGCCTCGTTTCATCGGCATGTACCTTGCCCGAGATCTTGCCGGAATGACACACACCGATATCGGAAAGGAATTCGGTGACAGGGATCATTCAACAGTGATCAATGCCTGCAACAAAATCATGGACGATATAAAAAACGACCCTGAATTTAAAGAGCTGATCAACGACCTTATTATCGAATTAAAAAGTTAA